The proteins below come from a single Mugil cephalus isolate CIBA_MC_2020 chromosome 7, CIBA_Mcephalus_1.1, whole genome shotgun sequence genomic window:
- the LOC125010692 gene encoding proteoglycan 4-like, giving the protein MMVSIWLRHYSGLAQSCQGRCGETFKRGQLCECDPQCIRFNTCCHDYQLQCDASAAIARQGTFQSMKAAPTGNRKLQKSKKGSNSESEELLTAKTRCPQYPGDQCQGESDLLNTRTAGSSGPAPPAQPANQLLQGVSNIPRGLLPMSNPSSYDGAPNHPASGLSLPSHSALSLGGSAPVSASDPGGVGGTINVQLQLSPMGVSSPGLSQGLGGAAGSRPSTLQDVAQALGLAAEEGSHTGAGPFVDVDLCSDSPINGLTALSNGTILIFKGELFWSVDPVSRSVGRPQSITDTLGVPSPIDTVFTRCNCHGNTYLIKGDQYWRLDENMVMEPGYPKPLTSEFPGLTGSINAALPVPATRSRPETVYFFKNGDIMQKFTFPPGNTPSCNKNLKSSSNRRFARQAEILLSGEINIKVSLKGFPTPVTSALSMPSPQAPDKYLHFVFSGPLFFSVQISGDLLPALVKPDPSASPAPLPILSPAAMPTSSANTMAQNAKRPQPPNSIKVWLRCPQ; this is encoded by the exons ATGATGGTGAGCATTTGGCTCAGACATTACTCAGGACTTG CTCAGTCCTGTCAGGGCCGCTGTGGTGAGACTTTTAAAAGAGGTcagctgtgtgagtgtgatCCACAATGCATCCGCTTCAATACCTGCTGTCATGACTACCAGCTGCAGTGTG ATGCCAGTGCAGCCATCGCACGTCAAGGCACTTTCCAGTCTATGAAAGCTGCACCTACAG GAAATCGGAAATTACAGAAGAGCAAGAAAGGGTCCAACAGTGAGAGCGAGGAATTGTTGACAG cAAAGACACGCTGCCCACAGTACCCTGGGGATCAGTGTCAAGGTGAATCAGACCTCCTAAACACACGGACTGCTGGCTCCTCTGGGCCTGCCCCTCCTGCTCAACCAGCAAATCAGCTACTACAAG GTGTGAGTAATATCCCTCGTGGTCTGCTGCCCATGTCCAACCCTTCCTCCTATGACGGGGCTCCAAATCACCCAGCATCTGGCTTGTCTCTGCCCAGCCACAGTGCTCTGTCTCTGGGCGGCAGTGCTCCTGTGAGCGCCTCTGATCCTGGAGGTGTTGGCGGTACAATCAATGTCCAGCTGCAGTTGTCCCCCATGGGAGTGTCTTCACCCGGGCTCAGTCAAG GTCTCGGCGGTGCTGCAGGTTCCAGACCAAGCACCCTGCAGGATGTAGCGCAGGCCTTAGGGCTCGCTGCGGAGGAAGGATCTCACACAGGGGCTG GACCTTTTGTCGATGTCGATCTATGCAGTGATTCACCCATCAATGGACTGACAGCTCTCAGCAATGGGACCATACTGATATTTAAAG GTGAGTTGTTCTGGTCAGTTGACCCTGTCAGCCGCTCAGTGGGTCGTCCTCAGAGTATCACAGACACTCTGGGTGTCCCGTCCCCCATCGACACTGTTTTCACACGCTGCAACTGCCATGGAAACACCTACCTCATTAAG GGAGACCAGTACTGGCGTCTAGACGAGAACATGGTGATGGAGCCAGGCTACCCCAAACCCCTGACCTCTGAGTTCCCAGGACTGACGGGAAGCATCAACGCTGCACTGCCAGTGCCGGCTACCAGGAGTAGACCAGAGACCGTATACTTCTTTAAAAATG GAGACATCATGCAGAAGTTCACCTTCCCACCAGGCAACACTCCTTCCTGCAACAAGAACCTAAAAAGCTCCTCAAATAGACGCTTCGCTCGTCAGGCTG AAATTCTACTAAGCGGTGAGATCAACATCAAAGTGTCTCTGAAGGGATTTCCTACCCCAGTGACCTCGGCTCTGTCCATGCCCAGTCCTCAGGCACCTGACAAGTACCTGCACTTCGTCTTCTCTGGAC CCCTCTTCTTCAGCGTACAGATATCAGGTGACCTGCTGCCAGCGCTGGTCAAACCCGACCCATCTGCATCCCCTGCACCGCTCCCCATCCTCAGCCCGGCTGCCATGCCAACCAGCTCCGCTAACACGATGGCTCAGAACGCCAAGCGTCCGCAGCCACCCAACTCCATCAAGGTTTGGCTGCGCTGCCCCCAGTAA